A section of the Gammaproteobacteria bacterium genome encodes:
- a CDS encoding bifunctional riboflavin kinase/FAD synthetase, with protein sequence MLKLIRGIYNLPETFPRCVLTIGNFDGVHIGHQQLLKQLQQKAREMGLPTLVITFEPQPNEFFKPQDAPPRLMRLHEKIRVLNTLGVDYVLCLRFDPLLARLSAEDFVHTLLIDKLNAAYVLVGDDFHFGYKRGGDIRLLKQMGERLGFLAEQMPTYVFKGERVSSSRVRQALEQGRLDVAQQLLNRHYGISGKVAHGDKRGRMLGFPTANVFLHRKAVSLSGIYAVITHGVLPHPVKGVAYVGNRPTIDGGGRSLLEVHLFDFNQEIYGRHIYVEFLHKLRDDKKFDSVELMQQQILIDAKQAREYFG encoded by the coding sequence TTGTTGAAACTTATTCGTGGGATCTACAACCTGCCTGAAACTTTTCCGCGTTGTGTCCTTACCATAGGCAATTTTGATGGTGTACATATCGGCCATCAACAACTTCTAAAACAGCTGCAGCAAAAAGCCCGCGAGATGGGGTTGCCTACCTTGGTAATCACCTTTGAGCCGCAACCGAATGAGTTTTTTAAGCCACAAGATGCTCCACCCCGTCTAATGCGATTACATGAAAAAATAAGAGTGTTGAATACTTTAGGCGTCGATTATGTATTATGTCTGCGTTTTGATCCCTTATTGGCGCGCCTTTCTGCTGAGGATTTTGTGCATACCTTGCTCATCGATAAATTAAATGCTGCTTATGTGTTAGTAGGGGATGATTTTCATTTTGGTTATAAACGTGGTGGTGATATCAGATTATTAAAACAGATGGGTGAGCGTTTAGGTTTTTTAGCTGAGCAAATGCCTACGTATGTCTTCAAGGGAGAGCGGGTTAGTAGTTCACGTGTGCGTCAAGCCTTGGAACAGGGAAGGCTTGATGTAGCACAGCAATTATTAAACCGCCATTATGGGATTTCCGGTAAAGTAGCGCATGGTGACAAACGTGGACGTATGCTCGGCTTCCCTACGGCTAATGTATTTTTGCATCGCAAGGCTGTGTCACTTTCTGGGATTTATGCGGTCATAACCCATGGTGTTTTGCCACATCCAGTTAAAGGCGTTGCTTATGTTGGCAATCGTCCCACCATCGATGGGGGTGGTCGGAGTTTGCTTGAAGTACATTTGTTCGATTTTAACCAGGAAATTTATGGGCGGCATATTTATGTGGAGTTTTTGCATAAATTACGAGACGATAAAAAATTTGATTCGGTGGAATTAATGCAACAGCAGATTTTAATAGATGCAAAACAGGCTCGGGAGTATTTCGGATGA
- a CDS encoding DMT family transporter: MKGVSDKTKAAICLTFCVVSWASAFVGIRIGLKGYSPGSVALLRYLIASMGMLFLYLFFSKRDKPALKDMPLIFFTGVVGFGIYNIALNYGEITVSSGITGFIISQMPVIVTLLAPLLLKEKIAKSAWVGLGVSVVGVGLIAIAHRGDGSGSSLQGNLDLGIWYLIIAVFCGAIYAVCNKILTPKYHPIELTAYTMWSGTFILLFYTPTLWTEVKTVSMSATLACVYLGAFPGFIGYLAWSYALRYMPASRASNYLFLMPLVATGLGWLLLGEVPKLLALCGGVVALVGAIIATQYKGKGYKKTQDMNYILNRQAPHE; this comes from the coding sequence ATGAAAGGTGTTTCAGATAAAACTAAGGCTGCCATTTGTTTAACTTTTTGTGTTGTTTCATGGGCATCCGCTTTTGTGGGTATTCGCATAGGGCTTAAAGGATATAGTCCTGGCAGTGTGGCTTTACTGCGTTATTTAATTGCATCAATGGGTATGTTGTTTTTATATTTGTTTTTTTCTAAACGCGATAAGCCAGCTTTAAAAGATATGCCGCTGATTTTTTTTACCGGTGTCGTTGGGTTTGGAATTTATAACATCGCGTTAAACTATGGTGAAATAACCGTCTCTTCTGGCATAACAGGGTTTATTATCAGTCAGATGCCGGTTATCGTCACATTATTAGCACCGTTGTTATTGAAAGAAAAAATTGCTAAAAGTGCTTGGGTTGGATTAGGGGTGAGTGTGGTTGGCGTGGGTTTAATTGCCATTGCACATCGAGGCGATGGCAGCGGAAGCAGTTTGCAGGGTAATCTGGATCTTGGCATTTGGTATTTAATCATCGCAGTTTTTTGCGGTGCTATTTATGCGGTGTGCAATAAAATTCTAACACCTAAATATCATCCCATTGAATTGACCGCCTATACTATGTGGAGCGGTACTTTCATATTGTTATTCTATACACCCACGTTATGGACAGAGGTTAAAACAGTGTCTATGAGTGCTACGTTGGCATGTGTTTATTTAGGTGCATTTCCTGGGTTTATTGGCTATTTAGCTTGGAGTTATGCGCTAAGGTATATGCCAGCTTCGCGCGCTTCAAATTATTTATTCTTGATGCCACTGGTGGCGACTGGTTTGGGGTGGTTGTTATTGGGTGAGGTGCCTAAATTATTGGCACTTTGTGGTGGTGTTGTGGCTTTGGTGGGAGCAATCATTGCAACCCAATACAAGGGTAAAGGATATAAAAAAACGCAAGATATGAATTATATTTTAAACAGGCAAGCACCCCATGAATGA
- the thrA gene encoding bifunctional aspartate kinase/homoserine dehydrogenase I yields the protein MNEISNPIEVHKFGGSSLATAAHFRAVQNIVRGNRTAIVVSASAGITNQLQALLNLACQQQAYHEKLADIKQFQHDIIQHLLDADPQCQEMVSIINSDCDAIANLLRTTQLLGSYNTQVQDKVLGYGELWSAQILAALLNREAATLFIDASKILITYRKHKQQYIDWEHSQQLLDPLLQSADFQHLVITGFIATNAEHQFVTLGRNGSDYSAAIFARLLHAEKLIIWTDVDGIYSADPNKVRSAFPLPELSYEEALELAYFGAKVIHPQTIFPAINNNIPIYVKHSGNPLAPGTKISAKCQTTDYLVKGLSCIDDVALINIEGSGMVGVSGTATRVFQVLYQGGISVILISQASSEHSICFAVKQDQANQAQEFLQEQFQFEIGQQLIKGITIDKNCSVLAVVGDGMVGHQGVAGKLFNTLTKANVNIKAVAQGSSERNISVVVERLDIYKALRAVHSGFYLSSKTLSIGLIGPGQVGATLLQQIADTAPQLQHKRKVNLQVRGIIDSKKMLLADSNIDLKQWQSQRDSVATTANMEDFINHIAADDMPHAVIIDCTASAKIADLYPHFIARGLHIITPNKRANSGNFSFYQELHAFAQQKNRFYLYETTVCAGLPVIKTLQDIVATGDEVLSIQGVVSGTLSYIFSQLGMGQKFSSIVREAKRQGYTEPDPRDDLSGMDVARKFVCLARELGHNSTLESLSITSLVPAPLQQVSAEEFLERLPEFDEQIHASLEPMLARGEKPHYVGTIDANGSIHIAIAGFGQNHPFSRLQGTDNMLIFTTRRYQPQSLVIQGPGAGTEVTAAGIFADLLRLVTALD from the coding sequence ATGAATGAAATCTCCAATCCCATAGAAGTCCATAAATTTGGTGGCAGTAGTTTAGCAACGGCAGCGCATTTTCGTGCTGTGCAAAATATTGTGCGCGGCAATCGAACGGCTATTGTTGTATCCGCAAGCGCCGGTATCACTAATCAATTGCAGGCATTGTTAAATTTGGCCTGCCAGCAGCAGGCATATCACGAAAAATTAGCGGACATAAAACAGTTTCAACACGACATCATCCAGCATTTGCTCGATGCTGACCCACAATGCCAAGAGATGGTGAGTATAATCAACAGTGACTGCGACGCGATAGCAAACCTCTTGCGTACCACGCAACTACTAGGCAGCTATAATACGCAAGTGCAAGATAAGGTATTGGGTTATGGCGAGTTATGGTCAGCACAAATCCTGGCAGCATTATTAAACCGTGAAGCCGCTACGTTATTTATCGATGCATCTAAAATATTAATTACTTATCGCAAACACAAGCAACAATATATTGACTGGGAGCATAGTCAGCAGCTGCTAGATCCATTATTGCAGTCTGCAGATTTTCAACATTTAGTGATTACTGGATTTATCGCCACTAATGCAGAACACCAGTTTGTTACCTTAGGGCGCAATGGTAGTGATTATTCTGCAGCTATATTTGCGCGTCTATTGCATGCAGAAAAGCTGATTATCTGGACTGATGTCGATGGAATTTACAGTGCAGATCCTAATAAAGTTCGTTCTGCATTTCCTTTGCCGGAACTCTCGTATGAAGAAGCTTTAGAGCTTGCTTATTTTGGTGCGAAAGTGATTCATCCGCAGACCATATTTCCAGCTATCAATAATAATATTCCCATTTATGTAAAACACAGTGGAAACCCTTTAGCACCTGGAACTAAAATCTCAGCAAAATGCCAGACTACTGACTATTTAGTAAAAGGTTTAAGCTGTATTGATGATGTCGCTTTGATCAATATAGAAGGCTCAGGCATGGTTGGGGTTTCAGGTACGGCAACTCGCGTGTTTCAAGTGTTATACCAGGGAGGCATTTCAGTTATTCTGATTTCTCAGGCTAGTTCTGAACATTCTATTTGCTTTGCAGTTAAGCAAGATCAGGCGAATCAGGCACAGGAGTTTCTGCAGGAACAGTTTCAGTTTGAAATTGGCCAGCAATTAATTAAAGGGATTACTATCGATAAAAATTGTTCAGTTTTAGCGGTAGTTGGCGATGGTATGGTCGGTCACCAGGGGGTGGCAGGTAAATTATTCAATACGCTGACCAAGGCGAATGTCAATATCAAAGCGGTAGCGCAAGGATCATCAGAGCGCAATATCTCTGTTGTAGTGGAACGTCTCGATATTTATAAAGCGCTACGTGCGGTGCATTCCGGTTTTTATTTGTCGAGCAAAACATTATCTATTGGTTTAATTGGTCCAGGTCAGGTTGGAGCGACGTTATTGCAGCAAATAGCTGATACCGCCCCCCAGTTACAGCACAAGCGTAAAGTTAATTTACAGGTGCGCGGTATTATCGATTCTAAAAAAATGTTATTGGCGGATAGCAATATTGATCTGAAGCAATGGCAATCACAACGTGATAGTGTAGCCACAACCGCGAATATGGAAGATTTTATCAATCATATTGCTGCGGATGATATGCCGCATGCGGTCATTATCGATTGCACAGCGAGCGCAAAGATTGCTGATCTCTATCCGCATTTTATTGCTCGCGGCCTACATATTATTACTCCTAATAAGCGTGCTAACTCAGGAAATTTTAGTTTTTATCAGGAATTGCATGCTTTTGCGCAACAAAAAAATCGTTTTTATTTATATGAGACAACGGTTTGTGCGGGTTTGCCGGTTATTAAAACCTTGCAAGATATTGTTGCTACTGGTGATGAAGTATTGAGTATTCAAGGAGTAGTGTCGGGGACACTCAGTTATATATTTAGTCAGCTTGGCATGGGACAAAAATTTTCCTCCATCGTACGTGAAGCTAAGCGGCAGGGTTATACGGAACCTGATCCGCGTGATGACTTATCTGGAATGGATGTGGCGCGCAAATTTGTGTGTTTGGCGCGGGAGTTGGGGCATAACTCGACTTTAGAAAGCTTGTCTATTACTAGCCTGGTTCCTGCGCCATTGCAACAGGTGAGTGCTGAAGAATTCTTGGAGCGTCTGCCTGAGTTTGATGAGCAAATACATGCATCATTGGAGCCTATGTTAGCGCGGGGAGAAAAGCCGCATTATGTGGGTACCATAGATGCTAATGGTAGTATTCATATTGCAATTGCAGGATTTGGTCAAAATCATCCGTTTAGCCGTTTGCAGGGCACTGATAATATGCTGATTTTTACGACACGGCGTTATCAACCACAGTCTTTGGTGATACAAGGTCCAGGTGCCGGTACTGAGGTGACGGCAGCGGGGATTTTTGCGGATTTACTGCGATTGGTTACGGCTTTAGATTAA